Proteins co-encoded in one Kutzneria chonburiensis genomic window:
- a CDS encoding 4-hydroxybenzoate 3-monooxygenase: protein MRTQVGIIGAGPAGLLLSHLLHLEGVESVVLEERGEDYVRQRVRAGVLENTTTDLLREVGLGERMDREGLVHGGISLRFDGADHRIAFEELVGRNVTVYGQQEVVKDLIDARTRDGGQILFDISETAVHDIDTDRPRITFRDADGQPQELVCDVIAGCDGFHGPSRKAVPHEAYDHTYPFAWLGILAKAAPTREELAYTFHERGFALYSMRSPEITRLYLQVAPDEDIKEWPDDRIWAELHTRMAVDGESPVLEGPLLDKGITAMRSFVATPMRHGRLFLAGDAAHIVPPTGAKGMNLAVADVRLLSRAVTQLLQHNDSRLVESYSDTALHRVWKAEAFSWKMTSMLHVSPTADAFQRQVQLAELRYTAGSRAAMTAIAENYVGLPW, encoded by the coding sequence GTGCGCACACAGGTCGGGATCATCGGGGCCGGCCCGGCGGGGCTGCTGTTGTCGCACCTGCTGCATCTCGAGGGCGTCGAGTCGGTGGTGCTCGAGGAGCGCGGCGAGGACTACGTGCGGCAGCGCGTGCGGGCCGGCGTGCTCGAGAACACCACCACCGACCTGCTGCGCGAGGTCGGCCTGGGGGAGCGGATGGACCGCGAGGGCCTGGTGCACGGCGGCATCTCGCTGCGTTTCGACGGCGCCGACCACCGCATCGCGTTCGAGGAGCTCGTCGGCCGCAACGTCACCGTGTACGGACAGCAGGAGGTCGTGAAGGACCTCATCGACGCCCGCACCCGTGACGGCGGCCAGATCCTCTTCGACATCAGCGAAACCGCCGTGCACGACATCGACACCGACCGCCCCCGCATCACCTTTCGTGACGCCGACGGGCAGCCGCAAGAGTTGGTCTGCGACGTGATCGCCGGGTGCGACGGTTTCCATGGCCCGAGCCGGAAAGCCGTGCCGCACGAGGCTTACGACCACACGTATCCCTTCGCCTGGTTGGGCATCCTGGCCAAGGCCGCCCCGACCCGGGAGGAGTTGGCCTACACCTTTCACGAGCGCGGTTTCGCCTTGTACAGCATGCGGTCGCCCGAGATCACCCGGCTGTACCTCCAGGTCGCGCCGGACGAGGACATCAAGGAGTGGCCCGACGACCGGATCTGGGCCGAGCTGCACACCCGGATGGCCGTCGACGGCGAGAGCCCGGTCTTGGAAGGCCCTCTGCTGGACAAGGGAATCACCGCCATGCGCAGCTTCGTCGCCACCCCCATGCGCCACGGTCGTCTTTTCCTGGCCGGCGACGCCGCCCATATCGTCCCGCCGACCGGCGCCAAGGGCATGAACCTCGCCGTCGCCGACGTCCGCCTGCTCTCGCGTGCCGTGACACAGCTGTTGCAGCACAACGACTCCCGCCTGGTGGAGTCCTATTCGGACACCGCACTGCACCGCGTGTGGAAGGCCGAGGCCTTCTCGTGGAAGATGACCTCGATGCTGCACGTGTCCCCGACCGCCGACGCCTTCCAGCGCCAGGTCCAGCTGGCCGAGCTCCGCTACACCGCCGGCAGCCGCGCCGCGATGACCGCCATCGCCGAAAACTACGTCGGCCTGCCCTGGTAG
- a CDS encoding IclR family transcriptional regulator encodes MPPRTTDPVSVGARLIALLDAFTARASALTLSELSRRTGLPLTSTHRLVGELAAGGLLERGDDGRYRIGLRLWEIASLASRGIGLRESAMPFLEDLYEATHQHVQLAVLEGHEVLYLERISGRDAVSIISRVGGRLAPHATGVGVVLLAHAPVEVQDAILAAPLRRFTPRTETRPSELRRILADVRRDGYAITDGTIETVALSVAAPVRGPDDSVVAAISVVVPAESAQPREIVPAVIAAARGISRVLGAPSSQRLARTVRRETHRRDLPL; translated from the coding sequence GTGCCGCCTCGCACCACCGATCCCGTCAGCGTCGGGGCCCGCCTGATCGCCCTGCTGGACGCCTTCACGGCCCGGGCGTCGGCGCTGACGCTGTCCGAGCTCAGCCGCCGGACCGGGCTGCCGCTGACGTCCACGCACCGGCTCGTCGGCGAACTGGCCGCGGGCGGGCTCCTGGAGCGCGGCGACGACGGCCGGTACCGGATCGGGTTGCGACTGTGGGAGATCGCGTCACTGGCGTCGCGCGGCATCGGCCTGCGCGAGAGCGCGATGCCCTTCCTGGAGGACCTGTACGAGGCGACGCACCAGCACGTGCAGCTCGCCGTGCTGGAGGGGCACGAGGTGCTGTACCTGGAGCGAATCTCCGGCCGCGACGCCGTGTCGATCATCTCGCGGGTCGGCGGGCGGCTGGCCCCGCACGCCACCGGCGTCGGCGTGGTGCTGCTGGCCCACGCCCCGGTCGAGGTGCAGGACGCGATCCTGGCGGCGCCGCTGCGCCGGTTCACGCCCCGGACCGAGACCAGGCCATCGGAGCTCCGACGAATCCTGGCCGACGTCCGCCGCGACGGCTACGCGATCACCGACGGCACCATCGAGACGGTGGCCTTGTCGGTCGCCGCACCCGTGCGAGGCCCGGACGATTCCGTGGTCGCGGCGATCTCGGTGGTGGTGCCGGCGGAGTCCGCCCAGCCGCGTGAGATAGTTCCGGCGGTGATCGCCGCCGCCCGCGGCATTTCCCGGGTACTGGGCGCACCGAGCAGCCAGCGACTGGCGCGCACCGTACGCCGTGAGACCCACCGCCGGGATCTCCCATTGTGA
- a CDS encoding LLM class F420-dependent oxidoreductase: MDIGVAVFATPTTVAPGPLARLVEERGHESLFFPEHTHIPADRRTPYPSGGELPRKYAHTYDLFVTLTAAAAATTTLRVGSGICLVNQRDPITTAKEVASVDHLSGGRLEFGVGAGWNREEMENHGTDPRTRMRLMAERIEAMKAIWTAEEASYAGEFVKFERIWSWPKPAQRPHPPVLIGGNGPTVADRVLSFGDGWMPNYGGRADDIVGRAMQMQDRADRKLDFVLMNAQPKASSLERFERAGFRRAVFWLPSVGLGPMERALDRIESAVQELHGE, translated from the coding sequence ATGGACATCGGTGTCGCCGTTTTCGCCACGCCCACGACCGTCGCTCCCGGGCCGCTCGCGCGGCTGGTCGAGGAGCGCGGTCACGAGTCGTTGTTCTTCCCGGAGCACACCCATATCCCGGCCGACCGACGCACTCCCTATCCGAGCGGCGGCGAGCTTCCCCGCAAGTACGCCCACACCTACGACCTGTTCGTCACGCTCACGGCGGCGGCCGCGGCGACGACGACACTGCGGGTGGGCAGCGGGATCTGTCTGGTGAACCAGCGCGACCCGATCACGACGGCCAAGGAGGTCGCCAGCGTCGACCACCTCTCCGGGGGACGGCTGGAGTTCGGCGTCGGGGCCGGCTGGAACCGTGAGGAGATGGAGAACCACGGCACCGACCCGCGGACCCGGATGCGGCTGATGGCCGAGCGGATCGAGGCGATGAAGGCGATCTGGACCGCCGAGGAAGCCTCGTACGCCGGCGAGTTCGTGAAGTTCGAGCGGATCTGGTCCTGGCCGAAGCCGGCGCAGCGGCCGCATCCGCCGGTGCTGATCGGCGGCAACGGGCCGACGGTTGCCGACCGCGTGCTGTCCTTCGGCGACGGCTGGATGCCCAACTACGGCGGTCGCGCGGACGACATCGTCGGCCGGGCCATGCAGATGCAGGACCGGGCCGACCGCAAGCTCGACTTCGTCCTGATGAACGCTCAGCCCAAGGCGTCGTCGCTGGAGCGGTTCGAGCGGGCCGGCTTCCGGCGCGCGGTGTTCTGGCTGCCCTCGGTCGGCCTCGGGCCGATGGAACGGGCGCTGGACCGGATCGAGTCGGCGGTCCAGGAGCTGCACGGCGAATAG
- a CDS encoding fibronectin type III domain-containing protein produces the protein MKRSVQLAVGAATAVLAAVALTGTPADASGAGSADVYVSPQGNDKQAGTSAQPVRTLQQAQTLVRQRAPQATGDLTVHLASGVFDLSQPLKFDARDSGVNGHRVIWQGSAGTQISGGRQVTGWHAVSGKPGLFAAPAPKGLDNTRQLYVNGVREQRAQGTVPVTVKATATGYTASSDAMAGWRNQSDIEFVYTAGEALWNIQRDGLGQWTEPRCPIASISGTTITMAQPCWDNSTKRVQFPNIPGRSVNMVGPYDLTNGRHPTYVENAFEVLDTPGEWYLDRSSHTVYYMPRPGENLSTADVEAPALEQLITATGLSNVSFRGIQYSYATWLTPSSPEGFSEIQAGYTNTGPDGWAVQGLCQFVPNGKCPYASWTPEPGNITVSGGSGLEFSDSVFTHLGAAGLRLADNTANTMVRGNIFTDISGNGIEIGGVDQPTTGSTHDVQVLDNHLYGLPREFHGGVAILNGYSQHNTISHNQIDHVAYSAISMGWGGWPDKIKVAATPNNSHDNLVSDNLIHDYMLSLDDGGGIYTQGITGSSLATGQKVTGNVIYGQLGLGKGIYTDNGNTYENVVGNVVYGVAYADVGTAHVDYRDNLGNNDPTLIQGNYWEQGDKDGNNKGVVTQGNHLLDNPSAAPKSIVDNAGLEPAYRGLLGRAVGGNGVPEQPTRVGSFAADGKVYVTWNPSYAFNNAAVDSYLVTAGSRTVTVPASQFNRLGYAVVDGLTNGKSYVVTVRAHNRYGASTPSLPAGAVTPGPLAGKHADAPTGGKALPSSSAVSLHWTPPAGMGDTPVIGYVITVSDGRTIAVNGRDALVSQPTAKGMTRVVDGLKAGTAYTFTIAAVTADGPGAALTVQTTTGS, from the coding sequence ATGAAACGATCAGTCCAGCTGGCGGTCGGCGCGGCCACGGCGGTGCTCGCCGCCGTCGCGCTGACCGGCACCCCGGCGGACGCGTCCGGGGCCGGCAGTGCGGACGTCTACGTCTCTCCGCAGGGCAACGACAAGCAAGCCGGCACGTCAGCGCAGCCGGTGCGCACGCTGCAACAGGCGCAGACCCTGGTCCGTCAGCGCGCGCCGCAAGCTACAGGTGACCTGACCGTGCACCTCGCCTCCGGGGTGTTCGATCTGTCACAGCCGCTGAAGTTCGACGCCCGCGACTCCGGTGTCAACGGCCATCGGGTGATCTGGCAGGGCAGCGCCGGCACTCAGATCAGCGGCGGCCGGCAGGTCACCGGCTGGCACGCGGTGTCCGGCAAACCCGGACTTTTTGCCGCCCCAGCACCGAAAGGCCTCGACAACACGCGGCAGCTGTACGTCAACGGCGTGCGTGAGCAGCGGGCCCAGGGGACGGTGCCGGTCACGGTGAAGGCGACCGCCACCGGCTACACCGCCTCGTCCGACGCCATGGCGGGCTGGCGGAATCAGAGCGACATCGAGTTCGTCTACACCGCGGGCGAGGCGCTGTGGAACATCCAGCGTGACGGCCTCGGGCAGTGGACCGAGCCGCGCTGCCCCATCGCGTCCATCAGCGGTACGACGATCACCATGGCCCAGCCCTGCTGGGACAACTCCACGAAACGCGTCCAGTTCCCGAACATTCCCGGGCGCAGCGTCAACATGGTCGGACCGTACGACCTGACCAACGGCCGGCATCCCACGTACGTGGAGAACGCGTTCGAGGTGCTGGACACGCCCGGCGAGTGGTACCTGGACCGGTCTTCGCACACCGTCTACTACATGCCGCGGCCGGGTGAGAACCTGAGCACCGCCGACGTCGAGGCGCCGGCGCTGGAGCAGCTGATCACCGCGACCGGGCTGAGCAACGTGTCGTTCCGCGGGATCCAGTACTCGTACGCGACCTGGCTGACGCCGTCGTCACCGGAAGGCTTCTCCGAGATCCAGGCCGGCTACACCAACACCGGTCCGGACGGCTGGGCCGTGCAGGGCCTGTGCCAGTTCGTGCCCAACGGCAAGTGCCCGTACGCCTCGTGGACGCCGGAACCGGGCAACATCACCGTGTCCGGCGGCAGCGGCCTGGAGTTCAGCGACTCCGTGTTCACCCATCTCGGCGCGGCCGGGCTGCGGCTGGCCGACAACACCGCGAACACCATGGTGCGCGGCAATATCTTCACCGACATCTCGGGCAACGGCATCGAGATCGGCGGCGTCGACCAGCCCACCACCGGCAGCACGCACGACGTGCAGGTGCTGGACAACCACCTGTACGGCCTGCCGCGGGAGTTCCACGGCGGCGTCGCCATCCTCAACGGCTACAGCCAGCACAACACGATCTCGCACAACCAGATCGACCACGTCGCCTACTCGGCCATCTCGATGGGCTGGGGCGGCTGGCCCGACAAGATCAAGGTCGCCGCGACGCCCAACAACTCGCACGACAACCTGGTGTCCGACAACCTGATCCACGACTACATGCTGTCGTTGGACGACGGCGGCGGCATCTACACCCAGGGCATCACCGGCAGCTCGCTGGCCACCGGCCAGAAGGTCACCGGCAACGTGATCTACGGGCAGTTGGGGCTGGGCAAGGGAATCTACACCGACAACGGCAACACGTACGAGAACGTCGTCGGCAACGTCGTCTACGGGGTGGCGTACGCCGATGTCGGCACCGCGCACGTGGACTACCGGGACAACCTCGGCAACAACGATCCCACGCTGATCCAGGGCAACTACTGGGAGCAGGGCGACAAGGACGGCAACAACAAGGGCGTCGTCACCCAGGGCAACCACCTGCTGGACAACCCGTCCGCCGCACCGAAGTCCATTGTGGACAATGCCGGGCTGGAGCCGGCGTACCGGGGACTGTTGGGACGAGCCGTTGGCGGTAACGGTGTGCCGGAGCAGCCGACCCGGGTTGGTTCGTTCGCCGCCGACGGCAAGGTGTACGTGACCTGGAATCCCAGCTATGCCTTCAACAATGCCGCTGTGGACAGCTATCTCGTCACCGCCGGGTCTCGCACCGTCACTGTTCCGGCTTCGCAGTTCAACCGGTTGGGCTATGCCGTTGTCGACGGGCTGACCAACGGCAAGTCCTATGTGGTCACCGTGCGGGCGCACAACCGTTACGGCGCCAGCACTCCGTCTCTGCCGGCCGGTGCCGTGACGCCCGGTCCGTTGGCCGGCAAACACGCGGATGCCCCGACCGGCGGCAAGGCGTTGCCGTCGTCGAGCGCCGTCAGCCTGCACTGGACGCCGCCGGCCGGGATGGGTGACACGCCCGTCATCGGCTACGTGATCACCGTGTCCGACGGGCGGACCAT